A genomic window from Diospyros lotus cultivar Yz01 chromosome 2, ASM1463336v1, whole genome shotgun sequence includes:
- the LOC127795377 gene encoding LRR receptor-like serine/threonine-protein kinase GHR1: MKLFRLLLVFLFSVHAAGQLPSQDIMALLEFKKGIKHDPTGYVLNSWNEESIDFNGCPSSWNGIVCNGANVAGVVLDGLGLSADADLTVFSNLTKLVKLSMSNNSVRGKLPSNIGDLKSLQYLDLSDNLFFSSLPLEIGKLGSLMNLSLARNNFSGSIPESISGLTSIRSLDLSRNSFSGSLPSSLRKLTSLVSLNLSLNGFTKNIPKGFELLPNLEVLDLHSNMLEGNLDEQFLLLTTAVHVDFSENSLVTSGSSQQKFLPGISETIRYLNLSHNKLRGSLVSGSEAQILGDLKVLDLSYNQLSGELPGFNFVYDLEVLKLSNNRFSGFVPNGLLKGDSLVLTELDLSGNNLSGPISIITSTTLRVLNLSSNGLSGELPLLTGSCAVLDLSRNQFGGNLTGLVKWADIEILDLSQNRLTGPIPEVTSQFLRLNYLNLSHNLLSGSLPRVITHFPKLTVLDLTSNQLEGPLLSALLTSTTLQELHLQNNLLAGNIDFSPSFPIETHLQFLDLSHNQINGYFPDGFGSLTGLRVLNLSKNNLSGSLPTSMADVSSLSSLDISQNHFTGLLPNGLSNNLESFNASYNDLSGVVPENLRKFPASSFYPGNSKLRFPNSPPGSGPVTSGNPKKKPIKNLIKVIVIVVCVVVVIILILLAVLIHYIRMSKRPPQLVSNKGIHRRPASNPSAFSGRDSAGPLVVSAEDLMTSRKGSSSEIISLDEKMTALTGFSPSKSSHVSWSPESGDSHTAENLARLDVRSPDRLAGELYFLDDTISLTPEELSRSPAEVLGRSSHGTSYKASLDNGVFLTVKWLREGVAKPRKDFAKEAKKFANIRHPNVVGLRGYYWGPTQHEKLILSDYISPGSLASFLYDRPGRRGPPLSWAQRLKIAVDVARGLNYLHFDRAMPHGNIKAANILLDGTDLNARVADYCLHRLMTQAGTIEQILDAGVLGYRAPELAASKKPLPSFKSDVYAFGVILLEILTGKCAGDVVSGDDSGVDLTDWVRLRVAEGRASECFDTTLMPEMANPGAEKGMKEVLGIALRCIRSVSERPGIKTIYEDLSSI, from the exons ATGAAGCTATTTAGGCTTTTGCTGGTGTTCCTGTTTTCTGTTCATGCCGCGGGACAGCTTCCTTCACAGGATATTATGGCACTGCTTGAATTCAAGAAGGGAATAAAGCATGACCCAACGGGTTATGTGCTTAATTCTTGGAATGAGGAGTCCATCGATTTCAATGGCTGCCCTTCTTCTTGGAATGGGATTGTTTGCAATGGTGCCAATGTTGCTGGTGTCGTCCTTGATGGCCTGGGTTTGTCGGCTGATGCGGATTTGACTGTATTTTCAAACCTCACAAAGCTTGTCAAGCTTTCTATGTCAAACAACTCAGTAAGGGGAAAATTGCCAAGCAATATAGGTGACTTGAAAAGCCTTCAATATCTAGATTTGTCAGACAATCTGTTCTTCTCATCTTTACCTCTGGAAATTGGTAAATTAGGGAGCTTAATGAACCTCTCATTGGCTAGGAACAATTTCTCTGGCTCTATTCCGGAATCAATTTCAGGGCTTACCTCAATCCGGTCTCTGGACTTGAGTCGCAACTCTTTTTCCGGGTCACTTCCGTCTTCGTTGAGGAAACTGACAAGTTTGGTATCACTTAATCTATCTCTTAATGGGTTCACGAAGAATATTCCAAAAGGGTTTGAGCTACTGCCCAATCTTGAGGTGCTTGACTTGCATAGCAATATGCTTGAAGGGAACCTGGATGAACAATTCTTACTTCTTACAACTGCAGTTCATGTTGATTTTAGTGAGAATAGCCTTGTAACTTCTGGTTCATCGCAGCAGAAGTTTCTCCCCGGTATCTCAGAGACTATTCGGTACTTAAATCTTAGCCATAATAAGCTTAGAGGATCTCTTGTGAGTGGGAGTGAGGCTCAGATATTGGGGGACTTGAAGGTGTTAGATTTGAGCTACAATCAGCTGTCTGGGGAGTTGCCtggatttaattttgtttaCGACCTTGAGGTTCTCAAGCTCAGCAACAACAGATTTTCTGGCTTTGTGCCTAATGGCCTTCTGAAAGGAGATTCATTGGTTCTAACAGAATTGGATCTGAGCGGCAACAACCTATCAG GGCCAATAAGTATTATTACATCAACAACTTTGCGTGTGCTTAATCTCTCCTCAAATGGACTCTCTGGTGAACTTCCATTGCTGACAGGAAGCTGTGCGGTGCTTGATCTGTCAAGGAACCAATTTGGAGGAAATTTAACTGGGTTGGTAAAATGGGCAGACATTGAAATCCTTGATCTTAGCCAAAATCGTTTGACGGGGCCAATCCCCGAGGTAACTTCACAATTTCTGCGTCTAAATTACCTGAACCTCTCTCACAATCTTCTTAGTGGTTCACTCCCAAGAGTTATTACTCACTTTCCGAAACTTACAGTCCTTGATCTCACTTCCAACCAGTTAGAAGGACCTCTTCTATCTGCCTTGCTGACATCTACAACTTTGCAAGAACTACATCTCCAAAACAATCTGCTTGCTGGTAATATTGATTTCTCTCCTTCCTTCCCCATTGAGACCCATCTTCAATTTCTTGATCTTTCACATAACCAAATTAATGGCTACTTTCCTGATGGATTTGGGTCATTAACTGGACTTAGAGTGTTAAATCTTTCAAAGAATAACTTATCTGGTTCTCTGCCGACCTCCATGGCTGACGTGAGTTCCCTGAGTTCATTAGATATCTCCCAGAATCATTTCACGGGCCTGCTGCCAAATGGCCTGTCAAACAATCTTGAAAGCTTCAATGCTTCATACAATGATCTCTCTGGAGTTGTCCCAGAAAATCTGAGGAAGTTTCCGGCATCTTCTTTCTACCCTGGAAATTCCAAATTAAGATTTCCAAACAGTCCTCCTGGATCAGGCCCTGTTACCTCTGGAAATCCCAAGAAGAAACCTATAAAAAATCTAATCAAAGTGATAGTGATAGTTGTATGTGTGGTGGTTGTGATCATCTTGATCCTACTTGCTGTCTTGATACATTACATTCGCATGTCAAAGAGACCTCCACAACTTGTTTCAAACAAAGGCATCCACCGACGCCCCGCATCAAATCCGTCTGCCTTTAGTGGAAGGGACAGTGCTGGCCCTTTAGTTGTGTCAGCTGAGGATCTTATGACCTCACGAAAAGGGTCTTCATCTGAGATAATTAGTCTGGACGAGAAAATGACCGCCCTAACTGGATTCTCTCCATCAAAAAGCAGTCATGTGTCTTGGTCACCTGAGTCTGGGGATTCACATACTGCAGAAAACCTTGCAAGACTGGATGTTAGATCTCCTGATAGATTGGCTGGTGAGCTGTATTTTCTTGATGATACAATTTCACTGACCCCAGAGGAATTGTCTAGGTCCCCAGCTGAAGTGCTGGGGAGGAGTAGCCACGGGACTTCTTACAAGGCATCGCTTGATAATGGTGTTTTCTTGACTGTAAAGTGGTTGAGAGAAGGGGTTGCAAAACCAAGAAAGGATTTTGCAAAAGAGGCCAAGAAATTTGCAAATATCAGACATCCAAATGTGGTTGGCTTGAGAGGGTACTATTGGGGCCCTACGCAGCACGAGAAGCTTATTCTGTCAGATTATATCTCACCTGGAAGTCTTGCAAGCTTCCTCTATG ATCGACCAGGAAGAAGGGGTCCGCCACTGTCCTGGGCACAAAGGCTCAAAATAGCGGTTGATGTTGCACGCGGCCTGAACTATCTCCATTTTGACCGCGCCATGCCTCATGGCAATATTAAAGCAGCAAACATACTTTTAGACGGCACTGATCTTAATGCCCGAGTAGCTGATTACTGCCTGCACCGCCTCATGACCCAAGCCGGGACCATTGAACAGATACTCGATGCAGGGGTATTGGGTTACCGTGCGCCGGAATTGGCTGCTTCCAAAAAGCCACTGCCCTCCTTCAAGTCTGATGTCTATGCCTTTGGAGTGATCTTGTTGGAAATTTTAACCGGCAAGTGTGCAGGCGATGTGGTTTCAGGTGACGACAGCGGCGTGGACTTGACGGACTGGGTGCGGCTGAGGGTAGCAGAGGGCCGGGCATCCGAGTGTTTTGACACAACGTTGATGCCCGAGATGGCGAATCCGGGAGCAGAGAAGGGTATGAAGGAGGTGCTAGGAATAGCCTTGAGATGCATACGGTCAGTTTCGGAGAGACCGGGCATTAAAACCATATATGAAGATCTTTCGTCTATATGA